One Mycobacteriales bacterium genomic window, AGCTCGGCCGGTTCCTGCGGTCCCACGGCCCCGGTCCCAGCCGCAGCCAGCCCGGCCGGCCGTCGCGGGCGGCGTTGCTCGACAGGTACAGCCCGAGGACGGTGCGGCCCTCGCGGCCGACGACGAGCACCGGCCGGTCCTTCCCCGCCTCCGGCCGGTCCTCGAACGCCACCCAGGCCCACACGATCTCGCCCGGGTCGGCGCGGTCGTTCGCGTGCGGCGAGTAGACGAGCAGCCGGTCCCGGCGGACGAGGCGGACCAGGCCGCGCGCCGCGCGCTTCAGCACGTCAGGCCGTCCGCAGCAACGCCGGGAGGTCGGCGTGGTCGCCGACGACGTGGTGGCCCTCGGGCTCCGGCTGCGAGTCGTCGTCGTGGATGCCGTGGTAGCGGATCGCGGTCATGCCCATCGCGATCGCGCCGGCGACGTCGGTGCGGCGCAGGTCGCCGACGTGCGCCGTCCGCCCCGGCACGGCGCCGAGCCCCGCCAGCGCGTGCTCGAAGATCTCCCGCGCCGGCTTGTAGTGGCCGACCTCGTCGGAGAACGACCAGTGGTCGAACAGCTCCAGCACCCCGTGCCGGTCCAGGTGCGCGCGCAGCGCCGGCGACGGCGTCATGCCGACGTCGCAGACGATGCCGAGCCGCAGCCCCGCGGCCTTCAACGCCCGCAGCGCCGGGGCGGCGTTCGGCGCGAGGTGGATCTCGGCGTCGTCGGCGGCGCGGCCGAACGCCTCGACCAGCGCGTCGCGCACGTCGCCCGGCACCGTGAAGCCGAGGTCCTCGAGGATCTCCTCCGCCGCCTCCGCGTAGGCGAACTGCTCCCCCGCCGTCCACCGCGCCACGAAGCGTTCCCAGGAGGCGTCGAACGCCCGGTCCAGCCGCTCACGCTCGACGCCGAACCCCGCCTCCTCCAGCAGCCCGCTCCACGCCGCCAGCCGCCGCCCGCGCAGGTGCCCGCGGTCCTCGAAGCAGAGCGTGTTCCAGAAGTCGAACGTCACCGCCTCGATCATGCGACGCGCGGGTCCCGGTCGCGGCTGCGCTTCAGCTCGAAGAAGCCGTCGGTGCCGAGCACCAGCCGGACGCCGTCCCAGAGCCGCCCCGCCTCCTCGCCGCGCGGGATCGGCGTCACGACCGGCCCGAAGATCGCGCTGCCCTCGAACGCCAGGATCGGCGTCCCGACGTCGGTGCCGACGAGCGCGACCCCCTCGTCGTGCTCGGCGCGCACGACGGCGTCGTACGCCTCGTCGCCGGCGGCGTCCATGGCGTTCGCGCCGGCTCCGGCGCGGCTCAGGGCCTCGCGCAGCAGGTCGTCGCCGCGTTCGTGCCGCTCGACGTGCAGCAGCGTGCCGACCTCCGTGTAGAGGCGGGCGGTGTCGGCGCCGCCCTCCCGCGCCTTCGCGATCACGCGCTGCGCCCGCAGCCCGAACGTGTGCCCGTGCGCCTTCGCGGGGTCGTAGCCGGGGGTGCCCTCGTTGAGGAACCGCAGGCACATGAGCCTCCAGTCGACGGTGACGTCGCGCACCGCCGTCACCTCGTGCATCCACCGGCTGGTGATCCACGCCCACGGGCACACCGGGTCGAACCAGAACCGCACCTCGACCGTCACGTCCACAGCCTCTCTTCCCTCGTCCACGGCGCCGCGCCCGCCCGGCACCCTGTCACGCATCCGTGGGAGGATTCTCCGCATGTCGGCTCAGAACCTCACCCGCGACGAGGCCCGCGCGCGGGCCTCGATCATCCGGGACGCCTCGTACGACGTCACGCTGGACCTCACCGCGGGCGAGGTGACCTACACCTCGACGACCGTTGCGCGGTTCTCCTGCACCGAGCCGGGCGCGGAGACGTTCGTCGACCTCATCGCGCCGACGGTCCAGTCGATCACCCTCAACGGCGTGCCCGTCGCGCCGGACGAGGCGTTCGACGGCGACCGGATCCGCCTCACCGGCCTCGCCGAGACCAACGAGCTCGTGGTCGTCGCGGACTGCGCCTACATGCACACCGGCGTCGGCCTGCACCGCTTCGTCGACCCGGTCGACAAGCAGGTCTACCTCTACACGCAGTTCGAGACGTTCGACGCGCACCGCGTCTACGCGTGCTTCGACCAGCCCGACGTCAAGGCGGTCTTCACGCTGTCGACGCTCGCGCCGGCCAACTGGGTCGTCGTCTCGAACATGCCGGCCGTCGAGACGCCGGACCGGGCGCAGGGCGGGTGGTGGCGGTTCGCGCCGTCGCCGCGGATGTCGCCGTACATCACCGCGATCGTCGCCGGGCCGTACCACTCGGTCCACGACCGGCACGGCGACATCGACCTCGGCATCTACTGCCGCGAGTCGCTCGCCGAGTTCCTCGACCCGGACGAGATCTTCACCATCACCAAGCAGGGCTTCGACTGGTTCCAGGCCAACTTCGACTACCCGTACCCGTTCGGGAAGTACGACCAGCTCTTCGTGCCGGAGTTCAACGCCGGCGCCATGGAGAACGCCGGCGCCGTCACGTTCCTCGAGGACTACGTGTTCCGGTCGAAGGTCACCGACGCCGCCCGCGAGCGCCGCGCCGAGACGATCCTGCACGAGATGGCGCACATGTGGTTCGGCGACCTCGTGACCATGCGCTGGTGGGACGACCTCTGGCTCAACGAGTCGTTCGCGACGTACGCCTCGGTGCTCTGCCAGGTGTCCGCGACCCGCTTCACCGGCGGGTGGACGACGTTCGCCAACGTCGAGAAGACGTGGGCGTACAAGCAGGACCAGATGCCGTCCACCCACCCGGTCGTCGCCGACATCGTCGACATCGAGGCCGTCGAGGTGAACTTCGACGGCATCACCTACGCCAAGGGCGCCTCCGTCCTCAAGCAGCTCGTCGCCTGGGTCGGCCAGGACCGGTTCCTCGGCGGGCTGCGCTCGTACTTCAAGAAGCACGAGTACGGCAACACCACCCTCGCCGACCTGCTCACCGAGCTCGAGTCGGCCTCCGGCCGCGACCTGTCCTCGTGGTCGAAGGAGTGGCTGGAGACCGCAGGCGTCAACACGCTGCGCGCCGTGTTCGAGACCGACGACTCGGGGGCGTTCACGTCGTTCGCCGTCCACCAGGAGGCGCACCCCGACTGGCCGACGCTGCGTTCGCACCGGATCGCGATCGGCCTGTACTCCGCCTCAGACTCCGGCCTGGTCCGCACCGACCGGGTCGAGCTCGACGTCGTCGGCTCGGTCACCGAGGTGCCGGAGCTGGTCGGCCGCGCGCAGCCGGACCTCGTGCTCGTCAACGACGACGATCTGTCGTACTGCAAGATCCGCCTGGACGAGCGGTCGCTCGCCACGCTCACCGACCGGCTCGGCACGCTGACCGAGTCGCTGCCGCGCACGCTGTGCTGGGCGGCGGCGTGGGACATGACCCGCGACGGCGAGCTGGCGGCGCGCGACTACCTGCGGCTCGTGCTGCGCAACATCGGCTCCGAGACCCAGGTCGGCGTCGTCCAGACGCTCATCGCGCAGTCGCTCGGCGCGATCGTCAACTACGGCGACCCGGCCAACCGCCGCGCCGCCTACGACCTGCTCGCGGGTGCCGCGTGGGACCACCTCAACGCCGCCGAGCCGGGGTCGGACCACCAGCTCGCGTGGACGCGGGCGTTCGTGCAGTCGGCGCGGTC contains:
- a CDS encoding HAD family hydrolase; this encodes MTFDFWNTLCFEDRGHLRGRRLAAWSGLLEEAGFGVERERLDRAFDASWERFVARWTAGEQFAYAEAAEEILEDLGFTVPGDVRDALVEAFGRAADDAEIHLAPNAAPALRALKAAGLRLGIVCDVGMTPSPALRAHLDRHGVLELFDHWSFSDEVGHYKPAREIFEHALAGLGAVPGRTAHVGDLRRTDVAGAIAMGMTAIRYHGIHDDDSQPEPEGHHVVGDHADLPALLRTA
- a CDS encoding DsbA family protein — its product is MRDRVPGGRGAVDEGREAVDVTVEVRFWFDPVCPWAWITSRWMHEVTAVRDVTVDWRLMCLRFLNEGTPGYDPAKAHGHTFGLRAQRVIAKAREGGADTARLYTEVGTLLHVERHERGDDLLREALSRAGAGANAMDAAGDEAYDAVVRAEHDEGVALVGTDVGTPILAFEGSAIFGPVVTPIPRGEEAGRLWDGVRLVLGTDGFFELKRSRDRDPRVA
- the pepN gene encoding aminopeptidase N, yielding MSAQNLTRDEARARASIIRDASYDVTLDLTAGEVTYTSTTVARFSCTEPGAETFVDLIAPTVQSITLNGVPVAPDEAFDGDRIRLTGLAETNELVVVADCAYMHTGVGLHRFVDPVDKQVYLYTQFETFDAHRVYACFDQPDVKAVFTLSTLAPANWVVVSNMPAVETPDRAQGGWWRFAPSPRMSPYITAIVAGPYHSVHDRHGDIDLGIYCRESLAEFLDPDEIFTITKQGFDWFQANFDYPYPFGKYDQLFVPEFNAGAMENAGAVTFLEDYVFRSKVTDAARERRAETILHEMAHMWFGDLVTMRWWDDLWLNESFATYASVLCQVSATRFTGGWTTFANVEKTWAYKQDQMPSTHPVVADIVDIEAVEVNFDGITYAKGASVLKQLVAWVGQDRFLGGLRSYFKKHEYGNTTLADLLTELESASGRDLSSWSKEWLETAGVNTLRAVFETDDSGAFTSFAVHQEAHPDWPTLRSHRIAIGLYSASDSGLVRTDRVELDVVGSVTEVPELVGRAQPDLVLVNDDDLSYCKIRLDERSLATLTDRLGTLTESLPRTLCWAAAWDMTRDGELAARDYLRLVLRNIGSETQVGVVQTLIAQSLGAIVNYGDPANRRAAYDLLAGAAWDHLNAAEPGSDHQLAWTRAFVQSARSDEHLGLVAGLLNGTTDVPGLAVDTELRWHIVRNLAARGTIDDAVIEAEAERDPTAAGARHAVAARAARPTPEAKAEAWASIVDDDRLPNAMLSATMAGFQQADQAELLVPYAEKYFSAIERLWDERTNETAINI